A segment of the Ictalurus punctatus breed USDA103 chromosome 24, Coco_2.0, whole genome shotgun sequence genome:
gattttttttaaaaagtcacagCCCCAGGCTGTCACATACCTGCCAGATGATCATGAAGAGATAAATCCCTGCCACTCTCTGGAAGGAAGATTTGGGGTCAAACCAGCGCACATAGGTCCAGCTGGCTGGAGTAAACTGCAGCACAGCACGTTTCAGCTTCCCTGTAGCACTGTGAATATCCCTGAGCACATGGACACACGTGGGAATAAtttatattaacacacacacacacacacacacacacacacacacacacacacacacacacacacacacacacacacacacacacacacacacacacacacacaccgtacttgtttttatgaattcattcattcattcatctttagtaactacATTATCCTTAGCAGGGtccatggatggatggatccaggaacactgggtgtgaggctgGAGTACTTCCTGGATGAGGGTAGATTACATGgcatcttacacacacacacacacacacacacacacacacacacacacacacacacacacacacaaagaggaaacccatgcagacacacagaggacatatgaaactctgcacagacagtatcCACTTCTTTAAGtggtcccccccccctttagAAAATATAAGATTACAATCCTTTAAGATGAATGATATTCCattcacagtgtgtgtatatatatatatatatatatatatatatatatatatatatatatatatatatacacacatatatatatatatatatatatatatatataaataatagacATATTCTCACTTTAATAGCATTTCCACCTGCCTGAGGAAATTACTTTTGAAAAagtctgctttaaaaaaaaaaaaaaaaaaaaaaaaaaaaaaaaaaaaccacacaacagGTATTATGGACAAAAACAACACCTTGTAGCCGTTACAGCATCTCTATAGCAATCATGTTGCTTCCTAAACACTTTCAACAGTTAGTGGTCCAGGATATGTAAATATTAGAGCAATTCGGATAACATTATAGTTGGTGTTTGGACACCAATCTCATAAACCGTGCGCAAAATGACACGTGTTTTTGTTTAGTGCGTATCGTGAGCTCTGATTAGCTGAACGCTCCTTTTGCACCTGGATATCTAAAATGCTGAAGTCAAAAGTCACCGGCAAACTGAGCTCTGTCTGATCTCAAATAAAATCATTATTAAGGACAGAATAATACAATTGAATCCAAATGATCACAATTTAAATTGTATCAATGACGCACTGGGTGTGTTCTTGCGAGTAACAAAAATGGTCGAGTGGTGCATGTTAACATatctaaagaaaaacaaactaaatatCAGTTTAAGCATTAGCAAAACTAGCGTATCgtgggcgtctgtgagctcgtgtatgtggaagagggcggatcgctgccctgtgatgcagcatgagcagcagttcgagagaaaaaaaaaaaaataggagcGTTTGACTGGCTTCATGCGTGTTGGCGGAAGCATGTCAGCCTTCACCCACCCCGGGTGGTAGCGGTCATGTGACCGCGGAGAgttagctagtgggtgggaattggcaagacCAAAGTagggagaaaatgagaaaaatgccTGCAATTTCTGTCATATCTTCTTAGCTGTAATAAAGCCCATTCTACCTCACTCTACCAGTCGCCCTACACTACCTTCTTTATTCAGGTCTGGAGAGCTGATCCTCTAACCAGCACATCTttagtaaaagtaaaatgacaCCGTCCTGTTCTGTTCCCAACTAATACGACACTTACAGAACGAACCAATTTGGAGTACAAGACTCACTTGATACTGGCCCAGCGGTAAGTGCGCATCTCCAGAAAGTGGCACACGGTCATGCCGAGCCAGATACCTCCTCCATTACACAACAGGATGTCAAGAATGACCTGGTCCCACCAGCACTCAGCAAAGTTGGGCAGTAAGTGCATgaaaaataactgaaaaagagaaagagagcgcgAATGAATGAAAAGCACACCTTGAATGTACACCATAGAAGAAgtgtggaaaacaaaaacatcatcgACGGGCCTTCCTTTTTGCctcgatagtggattttacggATACCGATAACCAAGTCGGGCGGCacctacctgccgataaccgattaatcaacccgtggcttttaaaattgatactgaatgaaaataaacactcaaagtaaaaatatcgctgaactttattaaacaaatagacAGTACCGACTGTGGAAATATACTgtagtttttttaaatgaaataaatacaattaataaataactatttaacattaatgaatattaaagtaaataaaagaagcacatccaaactgaaccaaaaagtaacactccaaaataaacaaaaaaatagagacatccaaaaatacaccataaaacacttcaaataccACAACAAATTGAGTCAGTGAtggatgcttcctgggataggctccaggtttccccgtgaccctgaaaagaataagcgctatagaagatggatggatggatggatggatttttgcTGATAcccgatagttccagcaattaATCGGCAAAACTGAGCAATCTGTCTACTCACTCCATCCGTTAGAACTAATGAAGGTGCACTATTCTGGGAGTTTTGATAGATATTTTGTAGCCATGCCCAAAATCATAATGAAAAACATCACTGTGCAGATGaagtcccacaatgcactgcgtAGGTTTAGTGTCCAAATGATGTAGTATACTAAGGGAGTGGCAGTGGGTCTGGCAACACCAGAAGCATAGCCAGAGggtccatgattttttttttttatttagcaacAGATGTAGAAACCACAACCCATCATGATCAACTTgactttaattattattgagTTGAGTAATGTGTTGAATctaaacctcaataactcaaaaaaacAAGTCGGCTTataaaataatgtcattttgAACCTACTGTATTCCGGAAgtggaaacacatttaaataacattCATGTAATAAACCTGATGTCTGGAATTGATTTTAGAGTTAAAGGCCTCCCGAAATCGATACAAAACTTTTAAGAACCCCCTGCTCTAATaaaaccccgattccaaaaaagttgggacgctgtctaaaatgtaaagaagaaacagaatgcaatgatttgcaaatctcaaaccCATATgctattcacaacagaacatattATAtaacccagtcatgttactgaactGTTGCCAATTCACCTCCAGCggtttcttttcagtaacacttacttttccggccttttgttgcccccgtcccaactgtttcgagacgtgttgcggcctccaaattcaaaatgagcttctttttttttttccttaaaacggtACGTTTACTCGGTTTAAACATTTGCCCTGTTTCCTATGTTCTATGGGGAATAACGTACGGGTctgtgagatttgcaaatcattccattctgattttatttacagtttacacagcgtcccaactttttttttttttttttttttttatacattctTTAAAGTAAAATTCTTATTGCATAGATAGTACTTGTAAGCTTTTATGCCACACCTCTGTGAGTTCCCACGTGATGCTGATGGTCCAGCAGAGTCCGTAGCTGCGGATGAGCAGAGCTTTCATGGCCCAGCCCCAGAAGTGGCCAAAGGCAAAAATGTCAAAGTGACTCAAGATGCGCTCccatgtgatcatgtgacaatTCACTGCATACTCCTGCACAATAAAAAGAAGGGCCAGCATGAGGGACATAGATAACTGGagataaggaaaaaaaatgctgaaaatgctGAGCACGCCCAGTTGAGCTCGGGTTTGGACGAAGACGGCAATAGAAGAAGATCTACATGACTTTGAAGGAGGCTTCGTTATTGGGAATTCAGTCACAAACACTGTTCGACTGAAAACAGGAAAACTGACTCAAGTCATATCTGCATTTAGATATAcgtttaaaaataacaacagaaaaaaacacagtaaataGGATTGGAAACTGAAAAATTCTTCACGTTGAATGAAACACACACGAATGCACATTTGAGAGTTCTGTAGTGTAAAAACCATAAGCTCTGACCTACAGAGATGTGGAAAAAGTGATCTGACCAGATGAGTCATCCTTCACCATGTTCTCAACAAGTAGGCGATGTGCATGTGTTGCCTAGACCGAAAAACAACACAGCCCTGAACGCTTGACTCCTACAAGTCTGACATGCTGTAGAGAACTCTGCATATTTCGAGTGCATTTCAGTACATAGttctttggttttttttttagcataatggaacattttcacttttgaaaaataacatttgaataatttgtcatgctgtacgtgcagacagacgactgcttgaagctgtgggctgcgtcccaaaccacgtacttgcctactatatagtcgccgatacatgtatttctcctactatatagtaggtaagtacgcggtttgggacgcagccgagctctcttgtttgccgtcaaacggtcgagcgctgccgtgtgtgtacgtgtcctgtcgcagaatgtggtgaaaactcccacgcGACGTTAAGAGTGTGATTacggtgtgtacatgtctgtaacatttcacatctcatggcttctcatatcattgctatgctgatgacacccagctccatttgtccttccagcctgacgatccatccgtctctgcacgcatctctgcttgcctgtcggacatctcggtctggatgaaggaacaccatcttaaacttaacctggcaaaatctgagcttctcgtcatcccagcctgtccctcaatcaaccacaacctcactgtacagctcggctcaaccacactcatgccaaccaggacggccaggaaccttggggtgattcttgataatggcttgacctttgcagaccatatctcagcaactgcaaggtcctgtaggttcatcctgtacaacatcaagaatatccgaccctacctcaccaaacaggctacacagattctagtccaggctcttgttatctctaaactggactactgcaactcactgctttcaggcctccaagccagctccatcaaccccttcagatgattcagaatgctgcagcgcgcctcgtcttcaaccagcccaagagaacccacgtcacacccctcttcatctccctccactggcttcctgtagccgtccgcatcaagttcaaggccttgatgctcacctacaagaccttgtcaggaacagctccctcctacctcaactctctcctgaagacttacgttccctctcgcaatctgcgatcgattagcgaccgacgtttagtagttccaactcagcgtggcgcttggtccctttccaaaaccttcacactaactgttcctcagtggtggaatgcacttccaatctcaatccggaccgcagaatctctcaccatcttcaaaaaacaacgaaagacccacctcttctgtcaacacctaacaaactcataataaaaaatacatacataaataaataaattttaaaaatgcacttacacctctactctgcactttgcttcttctggaattcaatgaatggatctcgtatggtagcacttattgtattgttctctgcttgatatcgctttgcttgtatctttctcatttgtaagtcgcttcggataaaagcgtctgctaagtgaatcaatgtaaatgtaaaatgtaaatgtaacgcacgtcgataatgcgactaaaacaggagtactccacacgtcttaattccatttgtgtttacttcgagtatgactttaatcagattaaagtGATCAGAAATCGCTGGATTTCTTAGGTTTCTTaagtttcttaatcagactaTCGTCTTAAccaggttaatatcggaatatcgtccatgtaaacgtactgactgacgGAAGCGTTAAATGAAATTCTCCACCGTCAACATCAAAACCCCATTTGAGGGAATATCTTTCGGAAGAATTGTGTTCGGTGCTctagtacagttccagagacatATATAACGTATATGCCAAGACACACTGAAGCTGTTGTGGTGTGCACACGGTGGACcgacacattattaacacacacacacacacacacacacacacacacacacacacacacacacacacacacacacacgttgtttcctttgtttgtaatgtgaTCGCTGTAGCTGCTAGAGACACACTTGCACTTTAGATCACTTACAGAAACGGCTATAAGGGTTGACTTTAACACATTTAGATATGCAAGACGCTGTTTACGTTTATATCTTTAAGGCTGTGGGTGTGAGAATGTTTGCAACATCGTCTCAGGCTCATCTTGCATCACTTACAACAGTCATCACGTTAACACTACAGAGATTACAACAGCACAACTgctataaatacataaataaatgaaatcattCCCGTCACATGACTGGCTATGGCTTCCCGGCTTCTCACTTCCTCAACAGGTTAATATTGCACCGCCAAACAACTATTACTGATGACATCACCGCCTAATCACTCACCATAACATCTGCCTCACGTGTCGCATAACGCAGGTTGGGGTCCAGCCAGTACATCAAGAGCTTCACCTGGTCCCAGTTCAGGAAGATGAGGAACACCAAAAAAAGGAAGTAGAGAACACTGAGACCTGCAAAAAGGTGCCGACATTTGATGGCTCAAGAATCCTGGACAAATAATGCTCCTGGTAAGTGAGACATCCGAGAGACAGCGGGTCCACTCACCGAAAACCATGCGCCATATTGCTGGATGCGGCCTGGTAAACGGACCTGAAACAAGATTCCAGCCATTCAGACGGAGCATAGACCTTCACACAGACAAAGGGCTTAGAACAGAGTTACCGATTAACCGAAACCATTCCAGTGACTTATTATAATATGCCCGTAACTCAACCTCACAGATTCAGTGACTGTGATTGTTACACAACAgattaaaaactaaataaaatcaagtCATAGTTCATAAAGATTGTATGAATACTGTACTGGAGACGGAAAGTGAAAATAACTCATGCCAGTACCGTTGGGGAAAGCCAGGACACTGATAACAAGGAAAAAGGAGACAACTAGAGCAAGGCCCACTCGCAGGTTATTGTCAGGATCGGAAtcatttctgtaaaaaaaaaaaaaaaaaaaaaaaaaaaaagttactgtgAGGATCTGCAGcattgtatatttattattttgagaGAAAAGTCGATCCAGAACAGCTGCACAGCTACCCGGTGTCCAGTTTTACCAAACCAGAAAAAAAGTCTTTCACAtctaaatgttttgaaatgtcaCATTGAGCCCTAAACTCACAATTCCACaataatatgatatgatattatattataaggCTATTTTAACATGTCGAACAAGGTTATAATCGGTCCTCAGCAGTGAGACCCAAGAAGTCACAGTACacttgaagacatttctgtGATACACAGTATGCATCACAATACAcaggtgtttttaaaaacactatGCAAAACTGTCATGTCTACAAAAATTAATTacgtttacattttaaaaaggtttataacttctattttttttttttttttttaaagttagaAAAGGGGGttcagtggttagcacgttcgcctcacacctccagcgtcGGGGGCgtcgtgtgtgtggagtttgcgtgttctccccgt
Coding sequences within it:
- the ptdss1b gene encoding phosphatidylserine synthase 1 isoform X1 is translated as MASSPDSRTLSKDDVHYKFHFRMINEQQVEDITIEFFYKPHTITLLTFTIISIMYFAFTRNDSDPDNNLRVGLALVVSFFLVISVLAFPNGPFTRPHPAIWRMVFGLSVLYFLFLVFLIFLNWDQVKLLMYWLDPNLRYATREADVMEYAVNCHMITWERILSHFDIFAFGHFWGWAMKALLIRSYGLCWTISITWELTELFFMHLLPNFAECWWDQVILDILLCNGGGIWLGMTVCHFLEMRTYRWASIKDIHSATGKLKRAVLQFTPASWTYVRWFDPKSSFQRVAGIYLFMIIWQLTELNTFFLKHIFVFQASHPLSWCRILFVGIITAPTVRQYYAYLTDTQCKRVGTQCWVFGAIAFLEALACVKFGQDLFSKTQVMYVILWLVCVAFITSLCLYGMVWHEQKYGGRLKLQSTSDCDDSSFIDSSGYTPDTIKGERDSSNSQLLHQRKGGPVKNKATNGTNNKQ
- the ptdss1b gene encoding phosphatidylserine synthase 1 isoform X2, whose translation is MVFGLSVLYFLFLVFLIFLNWDQVKLLMYWLDPNLRYATREADVMEYAVNCHMITWERILSHFDIFAFGHFWGWAMKALLIRSYGLCWTISITWELTELFFMHLLPNFAECWWDQVILDILLCNGGGIWLGMTVCHFLEMRTYRWASIKDIHSATGKLKRAVLQFTPASWTYVRWFDPKSSFQRVAGIYLFMIIWQLTELNTFFLKHIFVFQASHPLSWCRILFVGIITAPTVRQYYAYLTDTQCKRVGTQCWVFGAIAFLEALACVKFGQDLFSKTQVMYVILWLVCVAFITSLCLYGMVWHEQKYGGRLKLQSTSDCDDSSFIDSSGYTPDTIKGERDSSNSQLLHQRKGGPVKNKATNGTNNKQ